TTAATAACAGATTAATTTTTTGACAAAAAGTTATCAACATCTTATATTTCACATCTATAATACGATATAATGAAAATAAACAATTTTGTTAATAACATTATTTGCAAGTTATTATTTTCAGATTTATTAACTTGTTATTTTTGTTAAAAAAAAGAGTTTTAGCATTCGAACTACTTAAAAACTAACTATAAAGCCTGAATAATTTAAGGTATCAATACATATCAGGGGCTAAAAAGTAAGGTATGGAAATAAATCAAATTACAGAAAAGATAATAGGCTGTGCCATAGAAGTACATAAAAATCTTGGACCTGGTTTGCTTGAATCCGCTTATGAGGAATGTTTGATTTTTGAATTAAGAAATGCAGGATTAAAAGCAGAAAGACAAATTGCTGTTCCTGTGGTTTATAAAGACATAAATATTAAGCTCCGTGGTTCTCCGTACAAGTTAAAATATTATAACACAAAAAAAAAACAAACCTTAGTGCTGCTTCGTGCCTCCGTGGTTTATATTTTTTTAACCACTAAAAGCACAAAAAAACACAAAGAAAAAACAAACCTTAGTGCTGCTTCGTGCCTCCGTGGTTTATATTTTTTTAACCACTAAGAGCACAGAGCTGCGCAGAGAAGTAATAAACCACTTAAATTGAATTATCAACACAAGTTTAACAATTAAAATTAACAAGCCATGAAAAAAAATTATCCTTACCCGCTTTATGTAACACTACAAGGCGAACTGATTATTATCAGAAACTACATGGAACTGCAACCAAATTTTTCAGCCCGTAACCCCGATATGACTGTTGCATACGGACAAGAAATTGAAACACGTATCAACCAGGCAATCATCAGTTTTACTACCGACAAAAAGCAGGAACAGAAAGCAGCAACCCGCGACATTAAAGCCATAATTGCCGAAAGCAAAGTTAAATTATCAGATTTGTTTACCGACATCGCGGTAGTGTTCCGCAGCGACAAGCCCAAAGTTGATCTTTTAAAAAATGAGCTGGGATACACCAGATTTAACCGCAAAGCAAATGAAAATGTACAGGAAGCTATCATACAATATCTTTTTACCTTTGCCGACAACCTGCCAGCCTATCGTAGCGAACTGACAGGAAAAAAGATTCCCGACAGCCGTCTCGACGAAATAATAAAACTTGCCCAGGAATGCAAAAATGCCAACATCACACAGGAACTCAGCAAAAGTAAAAGCAGGCAACTAACCGCCGAACAGCAAGCAGAGGTAAACACACTCTATACCGAGGTGATGGCTATCTGCCGCTTAGGCAAATCCATCTTCCGCCAGGATAAAGAAAAATGGCAATTGTTTAACTTCAAAAGCGTAATAGAAGCTTTTGGCGGAACACGAACAAAAAAAGAAGAAGAAATCGTGCCAACTAACTAATTTGAAGATTTGAAGATTTGGGAAAAGCCTTGTAGGGAATTGGGAGTTTTTATTTGTGGGGGGAATGATAAATAATGAGTAAATAAATGGAGTGAGGGGATTATAGTGATATTGTGGTAATTCTTTGGCGATAGTACGTATCTAAAACTGACTTGCAAAATGGACAATAGTGTTTTCAAAATCTCTGACCAAGTAAATATGGTTAATGAAGAATATAGACATGTAGTTGTGTTAGGTGCTGGTGCAAGCAAAGCATCATGTATAGATAAAGCTGAAATGAGTGGCAAGCAAATTCCATTAATGAATGACTTGCACAAAGTAATTGACTTAAAAACAGAATTAAGTGATCTGCCGATTGATTTACAGAATGAAAACTTTGAAGTTATATTTTCAACACTTTATGACAAAGATCCAAATTCGGATATTTTGCGAACGATTGAGAAAAAAATATACGACTACTTTTCTTCACTCAAACTTCCTGACACGCCAACAATTTACGACCATCTTATTCTTTCACTTCGCAAAAAAGATTTAATCGCAACATTTAATTGGGACCCGTTTTTATGGCAAGCATTTGAAAGAAATTTATCGTTTACTGACAACCTTCCACAACTTGCTTTCTTGCATGGCAATGTTGCTATTGGATTTGACAAAGATACAAAGACATTTGGACCAAATGGATATCTCAACCTTAAAACAAAAAAAACATTTCAACCAACACGACTTTTTTATCCAATAAAGCATAAAAATTACAACTCTGATCCTTACATCAAGAATCAGTGGAATCAACTTTCAATGTTTCTTAAAAATCCAGCAAGAGTTACAATCTTTGGTTACTCTGCACCAAAGACAGATGTTGAAGCAATTAGTATAATGAAAACTGCTTGGGGACTTCCAGAAAGAAATCATCTATTTACTCAGTTTGAAATCATAGATATTAAACCAAAATGCGAACTAACAAAATCTTGGAAGGACTTTATCTTTAGCCATCACTACGAGGTTACAAACAACTTCTTTAAATCATCAATCATGCGGTTTCCAAGACGGACAGGTGAGGTTTTCTTGGCAAATTATCTTGAAGGAAAATGGTATCAGGAAAATTATCCTCCAAAATTTAAAAACTTTAAGGATATGAAGACTTGGTATTCTACATTAATTGATAGTGAACAAAAACCCGGCTGAGCGGAATTTATAATTCCACAGAATTCTTTAAATTGATTATAGGTTTAATCATAATTTTGTATCATTATAAAAAATAAAATTTATTTGAAATGGAAATTTATAAAAACTTAAGCGGAAATTCTGGTATAACACATTATGAAATTGGAGAAGATTATATTGATGTGAAATTCATAGACAATCCAACAATTTATTTTTACTGTAATAAGAAAATTAGTAAAGCACATATTAACAAAATGAAAGATTTAGCAAAAAAAGGCAAGGGATTGTGTACATATATAGCTCAAAATCCAGAAATAAAAGATAATTTCAGCAAACGATGAAGTGAGTTATATCCCCTGCTGCGCGTTCCTGGTTAAACTTGTATCCCGCTCTGAACAACGCGTAATTTATAATTCCGCTAAATAACAAAGAAGAAAGCGAAATAAAACAAATGGAAACAGAAAATTGCAAACTTTATAAGGTTGAGGGGAGGTGCAAATTTCGCTCAGACTGGGGACATAAAAGCAGTAAGACTACGGAAATATATACTCACATAACAACAAAAGGATTTGATAAAATAACAAGTCCATTAGATAATTGGGATATTTAAATTATTTTTATATTTGTGAACGGAAAGCAATAACTAATCACGAAATAACTGCCATAATGGTGGTTATACAGT
The sequence above is a segment of the Lentimicrobiaceae bacterium genome. Coding sequences within it:
- a CDS encoding GxxExxY protein: MEINQITEKIIGCAIEVHKNLGPGLLESAYEECLIFELRNAGLKAERQIAVPVVYKDINIKLRGSPYKLKYYNTKKKQTLVLLRASVVYIFLTTKSTKKHKEKTNLSAASCLRGLYFFNH